The sequence CCCAGGGAGACGATCGCCCCGAGCACGCACCCGGCGAGCATCAGGGCCAGGCCGGGAGCGATCAGCGTCCAGAGCGGAGCCAGAAGGAGCATGAACCGGAGGTGGCGCCAGCCATCTCGCCACGGGCGGAGATGCGGCGGACGGTCCCGCCCGTCCTTGTGGAGCGTGATGGGAACTTCGCAGATCCTCTGGCCGCGAAGGGAGGCCTTGATCGCGAGTTCGCTCGCGAACTCCATGCCTGTCGTTCGGACGCCGAGTTGCTGGTATGACGCTTTGCGAAACGCTCGCAAGCCGCAGTGGAAATCGGTGACGGGGGTTCGGAAGAGGATGCGGCCGATGGTGGTCAGCGTGGGGTTGCCGATCCAGCGATTCTTCCAGGGCATCGCGCCGGGCTCGATCGAGCCGCCGCCGCGTGGGAGGCGGGAACCCATGACCAGATCGTGTCCTTCCCGGAGCCTTTGAACGAACGCCATCCCCTGTCCAAAGTCGTAGGACTGGTCGGCATCGCCCATGATGATGAACTCGCCGCGAGCGGCCTCGATACCGCCCATGAGCGCAGCGCCGTAGCCGCGCGCCGGGACGTCGACAACGCGGGCGCCAAGGGATCGAGCGATCTGCTGCGAGCCGTCGGTGCTGCCGTTGTCGGCGACGATGATCTCGGCATTCAGGGAGTGGCTGTCGATGCAGGCCTGCGCGGCCTGGACGCAGCCGCCGAGCGTTCTTGCCTCGTTCAGGCAGGGCATCACGAAGGAAACCTCGACGGTCTCTCCGGAGGGTCCGCGTCCGACCGGGGCATCTCCCGCAGACTGAGATCGGGGTTGATTGATCGGTGCGTTGATGGTGCCGGACCCCTCGCGCGCCGTCGCATGTCGGGCGGTCGGGCGCAGCGAAGAGTCTACCAGCCCGGTGCGCGTGCCGCGCGGGGCCTTGCCCGCGGCTCCGTCGATCAGTCGGTCTCGCGGACCTGGATCGGGGCGGCGGGCATGTCGTTGATCTGGGTCACTTCGTACCGCGTCGTGCCCTGGCGGAGCACGATCCACCGGATCTGGCGCGGGCTGGGCGTCACATCCACGATGAGGACGGCCTGGGAGTCGGCGGGTGTGGAGACCGGGCCGACGGTCTCATCCGAGTCCGGACCGACCGCCTCCGTGGCGAGGAGCTTCATGGCCCCCGACGCGCTGCGCTCGAAGACGGCCGCGTAGACGGTCCGGGTGGTCCGGTTCGTCACGTTCGCCGAGTACCCGGCGCACCCCGCAACCACCGCCGCCACCAGCACGCCCCCCGCGGCCGCGGCGATCGCGCGGGTGGCGGAGCGAACTCGCCTCACGGATAGACCTCGATCTCCTGCACCTCGAGCGGGCCGCCGGTGGCATCCCCCTTCTGACGGATGTTGAAGACGGTGGTGCCGGGGCGCAGCTCACGGAAGACCGGGCCGCGCGGATTGGGAAGGGTGTCGAGCGTCAGGATCGCCGTGCCGGTGGGCAGCCGCACGGGACCGATCGACTTCTTGTCGCCCGGGCCCAGCCGCTCCTCCGCCTTGACGGGCATGCTGCCATCGTCGTGCTGCTGCACGATCTTGGCGTACAGCGGCTGGGGCGTCATGTTGACCAGTGTCGCCGTATAGGAACTGTTGCACCCCACCAGGCCGCAGCCGCCGGCCGCGAAGGCCATCCCCCCGATGATCCCCGCCCGCACGCCTCGGATCGTCATATCACTGCACTCCAGGCTCCACGACCGTGACCTCGATCAGCGAGTCGATGTTCTCCGTCGTCTTCGCCGTGTCATCCCCCAGACGATACCGCCTGGCCTCTCGCGGGTTCTCTGCGACACTCCAGACGAGCAGGTCGTCCCCGACCGAATAGGCCAGCCACCGCGACTGGCCCGGCGACAGCCGCGTCGCCTTGACGACCAGGCCCGACCCCCGCCACTCCGCCAGCCCGTAGACCACCTGCTTGTCGGCAATATTCCGGATCAGCACGCGGGGGCGCGCATCGCCCGGCACTGCCGACTCAGGGACCGCGAGGTGCCGCGATTCACACCCAAGGAAAACGCCCAGCCCCAGGCACGCGGCTGCTCCGAAGACAGGCCATCGGCTTCGCGCGGCGCTGTTGGTCGGGTCTGGTGCCATGATCAAGTGTATTCGACCCTTCGGGAGCCCCGCTTAACTGCCCGAAGTGATGCCGCGTCAGGTCTTAGTATGTTCCCGCGGGCGGTCCCCTCGGAGCGAGGAGATGGTCGCCGGAAGCACACCGAGAGCGATGTACCAAGTCACCCAAGCGGGAAGACCGTAACGGC comes from Phycisphaeraceae bacterium and encodes:
- a CDS encoding glycosyltransferase family 2 protein — protein: MPCLNEARTLGGCVQAAQACIDSHSLNAEIIVADNGSTDGSQQIARSLGARVVDVPARGYGAALMGGIEAARGEFIIMGDADQSYDFGQGMAFVQRLREGHDLVMGSRLPRGGGSIEPGAMPWKNRWIGNPTLTTIGRILFRTPVTDFHCGLRAFRKASYQQLGVRTTGMEFASELAIKASLRGQRICEVPITLHKDGRDRPPHLRPWRDGWRHLRFMLLLAPLWTLIAPGLALMLAGCVLGAIVSLGPVTAAGVTFDVHTLLAASLMVIVGYQALTIGIAARIFAMREEIGPPSPVMLRLFSHLTLELGLIVGALVAAAGVGLIGWLVARWGLAGFGNLDVGRTLRPMIVGATLTAIGVQTVLMSFFYSMLGIQNRRAG